In the Mesoplodon densirostris isolate mMesDen1 chromosome 11, mMesDen1 primary haplotype, whole genome shotgun sequence genome, CCCGTCACAAGGTGATGGGAAGGTGGGAGTGTGGGaagtgtgtttctttctttctttttgtttttttcttcttctttttggctgcaccacatggcttgcaggatcttatttccccgaccagggatcaaacccgggccctggcagtgaaagcgccagagtcctaaccactggactgccagggaattccctggaagtgtGTTTCAAATCAAGTTTGGACAGTGATGGGAGTGTTTCAGTCTGGAGACACATTGTATTCCCTCAAAGGTGTCCACAGGCTTTGAGTGGATATGCTAACATTAGGTCTGAAATTGAGTAAAGTCAGGAAGGGTTGAGGAATTAAACTCCTCAATGGCATGTCAAGAAATAAGCAGGCTTCTTTGAGTAtcactttttatttctaaagctGTAGGATGGTATTGGGCTCTGCTCAGGTGATACGTAAGTCTGGTACTTTTGGAAACAGGTGCAGTAGGATATTTTTCTGGATCTTACCATTCTGCTAACCTCTCATTTTCTTCcgcctttccttccttttctaaaACCTTCCTTCATCCAGTTGGCCAGTTCTACTTCTTAATCCGGAAGAGGATCCACCTGAGACCCGAAGACGCCTTATTCTTCTTTGTCAACAACACCATCCCTCCCACTAGCGCGACCATGGGCCAGCTGTATGAGGTAATGGTCCTGGTGACAATACTGTGCAGTCTGGCCTTCTCTAGCTTTTGTCCCAGGTGTGTTATCAACATCCCAGGTGTGTTACCAACATACCTGGGAAGTGGGGCAGGAGGTGTTGTCTATCAGGTTCCTTTCACATGGCCGTGTCAGGCTCTGGGAGATCAGATGCCACTTGTCCCTTAGGGAATGAGCAGCCCACTAGATTCAGTCCCTTTGAATTCTCTTTTTAGTCTTGCCTTGCTATAGTGTTTTAACATTGGATCGTCTTTATTGAAACAGCAGGAAGTGGTTTCTGACTGCACAAATTCcagataaaatgaaatttaaaattaaggcAGTCTTTAAATGGATTCATTTGTCTTCACAGATACACTCAGTTGGAGGGAATAACttgagtgtttttgtttggtttaatTGGTAAACTGTCAGAATCTGATGAGAAAACTAGAATAAAGGACTTTATCGCGCTGTATCACCTAAGGTTGTTACTGCATTATTATTCCTTAAAGGGTTTCACACAATACTGCCTTCTTTTTGTGTCCCATTAGTGACTTGCACAAACTTTTCTAATACCCTCTCATTTTTATTCCACAGCATACATTCCCTATTAGTTTTTATTCCAGTATATATAGTTACCTTGTATCTATGTTCCCCTTGCCAGAATGAGCCTTTTAGGGGTCATGTTTGTACCCCTGATGTGTATGGCGTTCTCCACGAAGGTTTTTGTGAACTCAGAGTTCAAAGTTGAATCCCAGCCACTTCTGCTGCTTCTTCGATCCTCTTTTCAGTGGGGACTAATGATACCTCCTCTGCCTACCTTACAGAGTTGTGTGAGGCTCTGAATCCGAGGGATAATGAATGTGATTATGTTTTCTAAACCGTCGTCTTACCTCTTCCCCTAGGACAACCACGAGGAAGACTATTTTCTGTACGTGGCCTATAGTGACGAGAGTGTCTACGGGAAGTGAGTGGCGGAAGCCGGCTGATGGGAGCACCCGGActcggggcagggggaggggcgtgTGTGGGGcttggggagagaagggggagggctcCCCCCGTGGAGGAGATAGAAGGTGAAGACATCTGGAAACACTACACTGCACACACCATCACCATATTTTCACATGCTCAATTGATATTTTTTGCTGCTTTCTCGGCCCAGGGAGAAAGCATGTCAGGACAGAGCTGTTGGATTGGCTTCATAGAAAAATGAGGATGCTCTAGTCTCACAACACTGCTGCGCATTAACTTTTGTGGGATCTCCATAGAAGAATCCGGGGGTGGGCGAGTTGGGGCCAGAGATCGTGGACCACCAGTAACTTTCTGCTCTCCTTCTCTCTGGGCAGAGATTCTGTTTTGGACATTTGCACAAGACATGTAGGGAAAGGGGATGGGAATGTTTTAGGACCACTGGTAGTGGACCATTCCTGGGGACCAAAAGAGACCCATTGTAATTGAAGCATTGTGACCCCTGACCTCTCCTATCTCCACATCTCCTCCCGCATCCCAATTGTCATCTCACAAGCATCACAGTACCCACCCCAGTGGTGGCAGTAGACCTGAGACCCAGACACTTAGATGGAGCTCTCCTTCTGCCGGAAAATAGGGGCCAGGCGTGAGGGATGTCAGGATTGCGAAGATAGTCTCGGTAGCGTTAAACTGGAATTGACAAAGTATTGAGCATCTCTGTCTAACCTGCTTTGCTCTTTGGtgtcccttttccccacacctaCCTTGGACTTGAATGAGCCTCAGCCATTTCCAGAGGTAGGCTAAAACCACTCGTCTGGCATTTCCCAAGCTTCACTCCATGAATAGGGACAAAGCTGAGTTACGTATAGAAGGGGCAGGTGTGAGGTACGATGGAGTGTCCGCACCTCCCGCTCATCCAGAATTCTTGCTCCCGGGCTGCTGTGCTTCACTCTCACACGCACGGAAATGCCCAGCGAGGGCCAGCTGCTTCCCTCCTTGGGTTTTCACTTACCACAGCTGCTCGATAGAAACACTTGCGAGGGTGACTTTTAGTAGTTCCTGGGGATTCTGTCTGATTCTGATGGCTTTTACTTTAGGGGTTATGATGTGGGTGGGAGTGGGAAGCAGGAGTTGCACTCAGATGGGACATTTCAGTTCATCTCAGACATGACACTTCAGTTCATCTCCGCTAACGCAAAGGGTCCTTCCCGTGGTGGAAATCCGTGTGTCAGTTCTGTGAGCTGCAGGCTCTTGTATCATGAAGTTTCTGCTGTCAGGCcgaggaaataaaagaattgcATACCTTAAAAACCTGCCGTGAGTTCAGAAATGTTGCTTCTATTTAGTAAGTCTTAGAATAGACGGCGTGTGGACGCCGAGCAGAAAACTTTGAGTAGGGGTGGCTGTCGGCTGGGTGCCCACGCATGGCCAGACGTGTACCCTGCCCGTCACTGCCCAGGAGTCACCGTCCAAAGGTGAATGGAGGTGGGGCAGCGTGCCCAGGGTGTCGGTGCAACGTGGGTGATTTTCTCCTCCTCAGATGAATGCCTTGTCACCGCTTTACGTGTTCCTCAGAGCTGAAGGTGGAAGACTCCCTGCGTTAGAAgattgggggtggagggggggtgCTTGTTAAGATGCAGATGTCTAGGCCTCACGCAGATTTGGCTGACTCAGCCCCTCAGCGTAGGCAGCTGCATTTTTAACCGGCTCCTCGTGACTGCTGCACGCTGAGGTTGGAGAGGCGTTGTTCTGGTACCTGGTTTTGCTGTAAGTCCTAACCCAACCTGTTCTTTTCACATCTCGGTCAatatgaggccaccatctcccAAGGCAACAAATGGCGCCTCCTTGAGGCTCCTGGGGTCAGAACAAGCTTGATGCCTTCTGAGCTTAGGAGAGTCTTCATTCAGGAACCGATATGTAGGTAGGCGGTGGGGTGCCAGTTTAGAGACAATGAAAAACAGATTAGTACAAATTCCTTTCTGAAAGAACTTTAATACCCATTTCTAATCTTTAATCTCTTGCAGGGCTATATCCCCAAGTGGTGTCTACCTCTGTAGAGTTTTATGGAAATATAAGAGTCAGCAGAAAAGAAGTAGATGGTCATAAGGGATCCATGGCAGGATTCCACCCACCACCAAACCCAAATCATGCCTGATTGAGAGCTAAGTTAGGCCTGAAAGGAAGGGTAGAAGAAGCCCAAGCCCAGCAAAGGCCACATGTAAGAAATACAGAAAGTTCTAAGGAATTTTCATGTTGACATCAAGGCATTGGAAATGGACACCTGTCACTACTGCCAGGTATTGGGGTGTTTCTGATAAAGCCAAATGGAAGCTAATACTGGAATTAAGATAATGAACTTGAAACTAAAGACTTGCCCACACTACCTGGGAATGAGATTggataaatgtttaaaagaagaacaggggcctccctggtggcgcagtggttaagagtccgccgatgcaggggatacgggttcgtgccccggtctgggaggatcccatatgccgcggagcggctgggcccgtgagccatggccgctgggcc is a window encoding:
- the GABARAPL1 gene encoding gamma-aminobutyric acid receptor-associated protein-like 1 — encoded protein: MKFQYKEDHPFEYRKKEGEKIRKKYPDRVPVIVEKAPKARVPDLDKRKYLVPSDLTVGQFYFLIRKRIHLRPEDALFFFVNNTIPPTSATMGQLYEDNHEEDYFLYVAYSDESVYGK